A stretch of DNA from Piliocolobus tephrosceles isolate RC106 chromosome 21, ASM277652v3, whole genome shotgun sequence:
gtctcgaactcctgacctcaagtgatccaaccaccttggcctcccaaagtgctaggattacaggtgtgagccaccgtgcccggcctcagacTGGTATTCTTTATGTAGCATAAAAGATGAAGTCTGATCAAAGACTATGTACACATACTTTTTCTCTTCCGTTTAAAATTCCATGCTAAATAATAATGATGGCAAAAGTCTTCGTTATACTCATTACAAGTGTTTCTCTTTTTCCACCATGAATTATAAATTTCCCAAAGGTAAACAACATGGTTAAAATCCTTTCCATAAATCCTAATGAACATACTTATGATAATGAATATATCACTGATAATAGTGGAAAACTTTTACTAAACCTATATTATGTGATAACAGTTTGAGGTACTTTACATTATTAATTCATTGACTCTTCACAGCAATCCAATACATACAGCCTGATTATATATACCtagacataattttttaaaacaccactaacggccaggtgcagtggctcacacctgtaatcccagcactttgggaagccaaggcaggaggatcatgaggtcaggagttccagggcagcctggtcaatatggtgaaaccctgtctctactaataatacaaaaattcgctgggcatggtggtgcatgcctgtaatcccagctactcgggaggctgaggcagaagactcacttgaactcgggaggcggaggttgcagtgagccgagattgtgccactgccctccagcctgagcaacagagtgagactcggtctcaaaaaaaacaaaaaaaagagaagaaaaaaaacaacaaaaaaaattaatacctgGATTGATGAACAACACTTTCATAACAGTGTTACTTTCTAGTATGGCATTGGGATTAGGATTGATGTAAAGGAACAAAACAAGCTCACAAGGAGAAAATGTGGATAATTTtagcaattaaaataaatgttttaaaagtaaaaatgaggccgggcgcggtggctcaagcctgtaatcccagcactttgggaggccgagacgggcggatcacgaggtcaggagatcgagaccatcctggctaacacggtgaaaccccatctctactaaaaatacacaaaatattagccgggcgaggtggcgggcgcctatagtcccagctactcgggaggctgaggcaggagaatggtgtgaacctgggaggcggagcttgcagtgagctgagatccggccactgcactccagcctgggcgacagaggtagactccgtctcaaaaaaaaaaaaaaaaaattaaaaatgagcatcCAATGAGgtcagcgttttttttttttttttttttttttttttgggacagaatctcactctgtcctccaggctggagtgcagaggcaccatctcagctcactgcaacctccgcctcccaggttcgagcgattctcctgtcttagcctcccaggtagctgggattacaggcacgtgccaccacacccagctaattttttgtatttttagtagagacggggtttcactgtgttagccaggatggcctcaatcgtcagaccttgtgatctgcccatctcggccttccaaagtgctgggattataggcatgagccactgcgcccagccaaggtcAGCTTTTATAGCTGCAAAAATTTAGAGGCAACCATAATGGGAATAGTCATTTTAAAGTCATTAAATatgacatgaaaataataaaaatctatatttacTGAAATGGCACTTATGAAATCTTTGGCATGATAAAAGCAGTGAAAGGTACGGCATGCATATCATAATTACACCTCCTTAAAAAAGCACAGTATAGCATGATTTTCTCTACCAAACTGAGAGTAGCCATCTATAAGTATGATTACAATTAAGTTTGGCTTTTTagcaagtttttgttttgtgattttggcttgacaattaaaaatgtaaatttgtaaaataaaaaggctggccgcagtagctcacgcctgtaatcccagcacttttggaggccgaggcgggtggatcacctgaggtcgggagatggagaccatcccggctaacatggtgaaaccctgtctctactaaaaatacaaaaaattagctgggtgttgtgacacatgcctgtaatcccaactacctgaaaggctgaggcagaagaattgcttgaacctgggaggcaaaggttgtgatgagccgagattgcaccattgcactccagcctaggcaacaagagcgaaactccgtctcaataaaaaaggaataaagccgGGTGCAAttgcttacgcctataatcccagcactttgggaagccaaggcaggtggatcacctgaggtcaggagttcgagactatcctgaccaacatggagaaaccccatctctactaaaaatacaaaattagcaggacatgatggcacacgcctgtgagcccagctactcaggaggttgaggcaggagaattccttgaagccgggaggcggaggttgtagcgagccaagattgcaccactgtactccagcctgggcaacagagtgaaactccgtctcaaaaaatacacataataaaaataaaataaaacaaaaagattaacaccgacttcaaaaagttaaacctccacaaggaattaaaaaatattaaaggtcACACAATTCAAATGGTGTGATACTGGTGCAAACACAAATACACAGATCAGAAAAGATTGCCCTAAAAACACAAGCAAATATAAATAAGAGTATAATGTGTCACCAagaaagcagaacaaaacaaTGAACCAAAGAATTACAGAACAGCTGGCATTGGTATGTGACTGGAGAGAGGGAATGTCAATTTAGACTCCGAATTTATAACCTGGAGTGAAATACATTTggatacaaaatttaaatacaaagttttaaaaaaactgtgGAAGAGGGTAACTATCAGACAtgatttttggtttaaaaaatgagGAAGGTGACAGgggctttcatttttattattcattagtATGAATTCCCTGATGACGAATGAGATCTGAGCCACTACTAAAtgccttcccacattccttacagtTATAAGGCTTTTCACCAGTGTGAATTCTCAGATGTCGAGTAAGGTTTGAGCATTTATTAAAGGCCTTTCCGCATTCATTACATTCATACGGTTTTTCATccgtatgaattctctgatgctgGAAAAGTTGTGAGTTCTGAGtaaaggccttcccacattcaAGACATTCAAAGGGTTTCTCACCAGCgtgaattctctgatgttgaCGAAGCTGTGAGCTCTGAGTAAAAGCCTTTCCGCATTCCTTACAATCATAGGGTTTCTCaccagtgtgaattctctgatgattagtaagtGCTGAGCCACtactaaaggctttgccacactccttgcactcatagggtttctcaccagtatgaattctctgatgttgaACAAGCTTTGAGCTCTGggtaaaggctttgccacattccttacattcatagggtttctcaccTGTATGAATTCGCACATGCTGAAAAAGTTGTGAGCTCTTagtaaaggctttcccacatacCTTACATGCATAAGGCTTTTCACCGGTGTGAATTCGCTGATGGTCAATAAGATTTGAGCAATAActaaaggccttcccacattccttacactcATAGGGTTTCTTACCGGTATGGATTCTCTGATGTTGAGAAAGGTATGAGCTACAACTGAAGGCCTTTCCACACTCCTTACATTCAAAGGGTTTTTCGCCAGTATGAATTTTCAGATGCCGAGTAACATGTGAACCACAACTAAAGAATTTCCCACACTCTTTGCATTCATAAGATTTTTCACCaatatgaattctctgatgttgaATAAATTGTGAGTTCTGACTAAAGGCCTTTccacatttcttacattcaaAGGGTCTGtcttcattattcattatttgcTGGAGAGTAAGGAATGTCTGTTGAATAAATGTGGGCATGTATTCAGGAGTGAATATTTCTTGACTGAAATGCCCATTTGGATATCCCAGTTGTTTTGCAAGGCGGCTTCTATATTCCAAAACATCTCCAAAACTGGAGTACTCAAGGCCATGCTTTGTAAGTCCCATTATCTCCCTCTGGCATAATTCTATTTCATAAACTTCCTTCTTCAGAGATAATAACTTGGTTTCACACATTGATTCCagatctgaaagaaaataaaatggtaaatgttttttcctatttgtgaaaagttaaacttttataatagaaatggaaaaattaaagaatagtATCTACTAGGAAATGACACAGGGTTCACAAGGATATCTGTGTTATCTGGAAAAATGgacaagaaagacaaagaaattagTAAGATAATGCAGGAAGCAGGGAAGGTAACTATGCAAATAAGTTACTATAATGATACTCAAATATGGATGTggatcagaatcacctggaaaggcTGGTAAATATACAATGGTTGGGCTATTTTCCATATTAAAACATGACTagccatatatataatatatgatatatagataTCCATAtaagtatgcatgtgtgtatataagtGTATCATACAATATGTGTAACATGAAGTGGGTCATTTTCAAGCCTCCATTAAAGGTCTCctgagagaaataaatgtgtatggGGAAGATTCCTTGGCTCTCAGGTATAATAAAGCCACACACTGAGCTTCAAAAACACCTGGAATTTCCTGACAGGAGGTCTTTGTTATGCTAATAAGGTAGTTCATGGTGGGACCTTAGAAAGCTTCAGGGTGGGGTCTGATTACCAGAAACACTAGCTTGTGATTAGAAGGTTGGGATTTTCAGCTGCCTAATCTCTGAGGAGAGAGAGGCTAGAGATTGAGTGGCCAGGGATTTAATCAATTGTGCCTGTGTaataaaacctcaaaaaaaaatgctgagcaGTAAACTCAGTGGAGCTTTCTGGTTGGTAAACGCATTGATGTGATAGGAGCAGGACAAACTGACTTCAAAGGGAGAAGGCATGGAAACTCTGTCCAGTTCCAGATCTTGCTCAAAcatgtatcctttataataaaattgtagCTTTAAATACAGAGCTTTCCTGATTTCTATGAGTCACTCTAACAAATTATTGAACCTGAGACCTTGGAAACCCCTTAATTTATTGCTGTTAGCTGGCTGACCTGCAGATGGTCCGGGGACTCCCAAGACTTGCagctggcatctgaagtgaggaCAGTACTATGGAAGACTATGAGGGCTGCACATTCTGAATAGTGTCAGAGGTGAACTGCAGTATACCCAGTTGGGGTGGAAACAGAATAAGCTCtttgtttggatgaacggaggcaggatggcgcacttccgggttcttcaccaccaacttttgccgcgcacgcgaaaatgcagctggcgcccagggagggtgcagaccaactgggcatgtgccaggtgacgtcaatccgaagagaccaagatttacctggtcgcacctgtggaacgccccccgacacgcccataccccgcctattgccctcccactcctagaaaagccgctcccggccaGCGCGCcccgcggacttcccagccccctcctcctgtcgggatgtcggggcTGTattaggaactccgtccgagagcttcaccgggtgactctcttggcctcctttgccagaggccgacagacctctccctacccaccttcttcccttgaagctaggtgaccaaaaataaatttgcagttttgctcctacccttgcctacccgctggttcttttgtacacactctggtggtcttagaaaaacaaatcagttggtgccgaagacccgggaggagacccctcctcaggcctctaagggttgaggaacctcctcctgctcccacgctgcggacggaccaggacctgagacccgcttccctcactctcacggcctctctggggtaagtgcccttgtctcctctttaccttcctcggccaaaaatcctgcgcaggtccgaggcccacttttgagccaccaagtggctcgggagacccgttcaggacggagacgtccgcctgaaggtaatctccactttggctccatgagcctccagtctgtctctgctggttccaaaggacgctttgaagccaggcagagatccacttccatttccattgtgtccattgtgtaagtaaagaggaaacaaatgggaaacccccagtccaaatttccaaagagcacccccttagggtgcctcctagccaatttaaaaaccttacagcttgaccaagaccttaggaggaagcggttaattttcctttccactgtggcatgatcgacctcagcaatttctgccagcagctaggcaagtggtccgaaattaattacatacaaggcttttgggccttatgcTCTCGTCCCTacactcctccttctctccctgctctccccaccccctcccttcctgcccagattCCTCCTCCTTGCTGCTCATCGACTGGTAGCctgctcctagcagcggctttacagcccagtcgtaaccccaggccagagagcacacaccccacagacttcaaggctgcaaaaggagcctgctataagtgcggcaaggcaggacactatgccaacaggtttccgcaaggtccccgagccccaacgcagccttgctataagtgcaaggcatcaggacattgggccagtgaatgtcctaaccctcgtccaccagcaaccccctgccctgcctgccagcagggaggacactggaagtctgattgtcccaccctgagaacaggtgccgcgtctccacgtgaccccctttcccaggatcctgggagctccttccagctcctacatctggacgatgacaactgaaggtgccgagactcggggacccccatcaccctcgccgagccgcgggtaactctcctggtagtgggtaagacaattaattttttaatcgacagcgaggctacctattctgttttgccatccttctctggacctagccttccatctctgtagtaggagtaagcggaaagccatccactccacgaaaaactccactccttaattgctgcctggccaacaactactttgtgcactcgttcctcattcccagctaaaaagggcccccaccgaaagcaatcagtggaaatcagtttggctttcccccactcccctcaaacttactaaatttttttttttttttttttttttgagacagagtctggctctggagtgcagtggccggatctcagctcactgcaagctctgctccgcctcccaggtttaggccattctcctgcctcagcctcccaagtagctgggactacaggcgcccgccacctcgcccggctagttttttgtattttttagtagagacggggtttcaccgtgttagccaggatggtctcgatctcctgacctcatgatccgcccgtcttggcctcccaaagtgctgggattacaggcttgagccacggcgccgggccactaaattttcttaactatctcatactcctcagccttgccaggactatccttctgggttttgcccatattccaacaaatgcttccatttctcattcctatactaatactgtgccttattttattcttcatccgtacgtccaaataccaaccataggccccgaccttaacgacgccccttaacagcaggaagtagccagacagaccacggcatcccttatcactattaccaataaaaggttggactgtttggacgaacggaggcaggatggcgcacttccgggttcttcttcaccaacttttcccgtgcacgcgaaaatgcagccagcgcccgggaacgtgcagaccaaccgggcgtgcaccaggtgacgtcaatccgaagagaccaagatttacctggtcgcacctgcagaacgccccctgacacgcccgtgccccgcctattgccctccctctcctagaaaagccgcttcGGACGGACGCCACGCACGGCCTTCCTCAGtccctcactcctgtcgggactgcaggaactccgtccgagagcttcaccgggtgactctcttggcctcctttgccggaggccgacagacctcacccccacaccttcttccctaaagctaggtgaccaaaaataaatttgcagttttgttcctacccttgcctactcgctggttcttttgtgcccgctctggtggtcttagaaaaacaaatcactcttTAATAAAGGATACAGTGGATACAATTTGAAtgtggtggctgggcatggtggctcatgcctgtaatcccagcactttgggaggctgatgcaggcagatcacctgaggtcaggagctccagactagcctggccagcatggtgaaaccctgtctctactaaaaacacaaaaattagccggacatggtggcatgtgcctgtaatcccagctactcgggaggctgaggcaggagaaccacttgaacccaggaggcggaggctgcagtgagctgagatcgcgccactgcactacagctgggtgacagagtgagactccgtctcaagataaaaaagaaattggtaaTAGTGGGTTATTCACATGAGGGAGGAGCTAGATGCAAGTCTAATGTATTGAACTAATTTGATGTAAGTGTGTAAGTGGCAGACAGGGAAACTCAGAATATTTTATGTGCTGGGGATTTAATGGAAATATTGTTTGCCTTGGAATTTTGAGATGCTGATCTTATGGGAGAGGAGACTTGCTCATGTACCACCACAGTGAATGAGAGAGAAGGCAGCTAAAGTTTaaggaagatggaaagaaatTAAGACACAGTATAACATACTGCCATAGAAAGATAACAGGAACCAGAAGCAGATTGATGAGAGCTGGCTGCCAATTCTGATACTTAATTGTTGTGTGCCACAAGCAATTATTTAACCTCTAAGCTACCACTTCTTCACCTGTAAAAGGGCAATAGTCCTTAACTCATGATTACTGGGGGGGTTACAGGAAAATGTATATACATGCTTTGGAGTAAAGTGTTCAGGTATCATTATGAAACAATTTCTTACTAAAAATGGGGATATTAGGCAAATTAAATGGTTTGAAGATATCAAAATGAAGCCTATTGGAGTATCTCAAAACAGGAAGAGGGAATTAATTCCAACACAATCTTTTTCCTCCTATCTCTATATGATCttgcaataactttttttttaaaaacggagtctcactctgtcaccaggctggagtgcagttgtgcgatctcagctcactgcaacctccgactccaggattcaagcaattcctctgcctcaaccttccaagtagcgggaactacaggtgtgcaacaccacgtccgtctaattttttgtattttaggagagatggggtttcaccatgttggccaggatggtcttgatctcctgaccttgtgatccacccacctcggcctcccaaagtactgggattacaggcatgagccaccgtgcccggcagatCTTGTAGTAACTTTTATCTAGTTAAGCTCCCAAGTAAAGTTTTGAAACTGCCCTCTTCTGTCTTCCACTGCCTATGTCATCTTCCAAAGCAGAATCAACTCTTTATCCAGACCAGTGAAGTAGCATCCTCAACCAGTCTTCCCACCAAGCTCTCTCACCCTTTAATCTATTCAGGGAATAGTATCATTTGGCTTAGGCTTCCACAGCTCAAAGTCCAAACTCCTCACAATCTCCTGCAAAGGCTGAATGCTGTGGTTCCTGCCTGTCTGTCCAAACCCTGACTCACATTCCACTCCTACTTGATCCTGGGGCCCACCAACACAGGCTTTTAGTCCTTCAAACACACCAAGCTTTTCCCCATCAGAGCCTTCACAGGGGTTCTTCTCTCTACCTGgagttttcttctttagtaaAACATTAAACAAGACCTAGTGGCAAGCCTAGTACTACATTAATTCTGAAGTAGGAATGAGCATGAATATTTCAATATGCCTACAATAACAGTAATATAATATGAACGTATCTGT
This window harbors:
- the ZNF383 gene encoding zinc finger protein 383; this encodes MAEGSVMFSDVSIDFSQEEWDYLDPVQRDLYRDVMLENYSNLVSMGLYTPKPQVISLLEQGKEPWMVGRELTRGLCSDLESMCETKLLSLKKEVYEIELCQREIMGLTKHGLEYSSFGDVLEYRSRLAKQLGYPNGHFSQEIFTPEYMPTFIQQTFLTLQQIMNNEDRPFECKKCGKAFSQNSQFIQHQRIHIGEKSYECKECGKFFSCGSHVTRHLKIHTGEKPFECKECGKAFSCSSYLSQHQRIHTGKKPYECKECGKAFSYCSNLIDHQRIHTGEKPYACKVCGKAFTKSSQLFQHVRIHTGEKPYECKECGKAFTQSSKLVQHQRIHTGEKPYECKECGKAFSSGSALTNHQRIHTGEKPYDCKECGKAFTQSSQLRQHQRIHAGEKPFECLECGKAFTQNSQLFQHQRIHTDEKPYECNECGKAFNKCSNLTRHLRIHTGEKPYNCKECGKAFSSGSDLIRHQGIHTNE